Genomic window (Achromobacter sp. B7):
ACGGTGCGGGCAACCTTGGGCAGGCGTTCGGGGCCAATGACGATCAAGGCGACGACGCCGATCACCATCAGTTCAGTGAGGCTGACATCAAACATTCGACGGCCGCTCGGGAATTGAAGCAATAAGGGCCGGCCCCGTTCGGGGCGGGCCCGGGAGACGAGCCGGGGCTCAGGAGTTGGTCTTTTCCTTGGCTTGCACGTCGATGGTTTCACCGGACACGCGCTGTTGCGCGATCGGGTCGGCGGGCTTGTCGCCGTTGGCGTCCTTCATGCCTTCCTTGAAACCCTTCACCGCACCGCCCAGATCCGAGCCGATGTTGCGCAGTTTCTTGGTGCCGAAAATCAGCGCCACGATAACCAGAACGACCAACCAATGCCAAATGCTGAAACTACCCATGATGTTTCTCCGAATTACGCGGTGGGGGCCACGCGTCCTTTCCAGGGTCGCGAGCCGCCGATGATGTGGAAATGCAAATGCGGGACTTCCTGGCCGCCTTCGACGCCAGAGTTGATCATGATGCGAAATCCGCCATCAGGGCCCGGACGGCAACCGTTTTCGGCTGCTAGCCGCGGCGCCAACGACATCATTCTACCCAACCAACCTGCGTCCTCGGCCGTAATATCCTGCATGGATGTGACATGACGTCGAGGGATCAGCAGCAAATGTACCGGTGCTGCCGGATTGATATCGTGAAATGCAACAAAGTCCTCGTCTTCAAAGACCTTCTTGGACGGGATGTCGCCAGCGGCGATCTTGCAAAAAAGACAGTTGTCGCTCATTTTCCGGGCTCCGGGGTCAGTCTTTGGGGCGGCTGGCTTTTTCCGCCAGGCCCGACAGGCCTTCGCGGCGGGCCAATTCGGCCAGCACGTCTTCCGGCCGCAGCTTGAAGTGCGTCAGCGCGACCAGGCAGTGAAACCACAGGTCGGCCGTTTCACTGACGATGCGGTCCGGCACGCCGTCTTTCGCGGCCATGACCAGTTCCGTGGCTTCTTCACCGATTTTCTTCAGGAAGGAATCCGGGCCCTTGGCCAGCAGCTTGGCGGAATAGGACGCGGCCGGGTCGCCGCCGTTTTCAGGACGGCGGGTTTCCAGCGTGTCGGCGATGCGCGCCAGGATATCGGCGGCGCTTAGCGTTTGATCGGTCATTTGTAGATCAGTTCGGGGTCTTTCAGCACCGGGTCAACCGTGACCCAGGATGCCTGGTCCGTCGGCCCTTCCAGGCGGCGGAAAAAACAGCTGGCGCGCCCGGTGTGGCAGGCGATGCCGCCTTCCTGGTGCACTTTCAGCAAGATCACATCGCCGTCGCAATCCAGGCGCAATTCGTGCACTTCCTGCACGTGGCCCGACTCTTCGCCCTTGCGCCACAGGCGCTGACGCGAACGCGACCAGTACACGGCGCGGCCGGTGGCGGCCGTTTCGGCCAGCGATTCGCGGTTCATCCAGGCGACCATCATGATCTGGCCGTTCTCGGCATCTTGGGCGATGGCGGGGATCAGGCCGTTTTCGTCAAAGACGACGTCGGCCATCCAGGCGGGTTCAGTGCTCATCATTAATCCAACCGTACGGAAATGCCTTGTTCGGCCATGAAGCGCTTGCACTCGCCAACGGTGTGCTGGCCAAAGTGGAAGATGCTGGCGGCCAGCACGGCGCTGGCGCGGCCGGTGGTGACGCCATCGGCCAGATGTTGCAGGTTGCCCACGCCGCCGGAGGCGATGACGGGCACCGGCACGGCGTCGGATACGGCGCGCGTCAGTTCCAGGTCAAAACCGGACTTGGTGCCGTCGCGGTCCATGCTGGTCAAGAGGATTTCGCCCGCGCCGTAGGCGGCCATGCGGCGTGCCCAGGCCACGGCGTCCAGCCCGGTGGCCTTGCGGCCGCCATGGGTGAAGACTTCCCAGCGCGCGGGTTCGCCATCGGCCGACACGCGCCGCGCGTCAATGGCCACCACCACGCATTGCGAGCCGTGGTAGTCGGACGCGGCGCGCACCAGTTCCGGATTGGCCACGGCCGCGCTGTTGATGCTGATCTTGTCGGCGCCGGCGTTCAGCAGGCGCTGGATGTCGGACACCTGGCGCACGCCGCCACCCACGGTCAGCGGGATGAAAACCTGCGAGGCCACCTGCTCGATGATGGGCAGGATCAGGTCGCGGCCGTCGCTGGTGGCGGTGATGTCCAGGAACGTCAGTTCGTCCGCGCCCTGCTCGTTGTAGCGGCGGGCGATCTCGACGGGGTCACCCGCGTCCAGCAGGTTGACGAAGTTCACGCCTTTGACGACGCGGCCGGCGGTGACGTCAAGGCAGGGGATGATGCGGCGGGTCAGCGCGCTTGCTACGGGCGCGCCGGCCTCGGTGCTGCTGCGAGAGAGGGTCATTTTGCCAATTCGTCGGCGCGCGCCTGCGCGGCTTGGAAATCCAGCGTGCCTTCGTAGATGCTGCGGCCCAGGATGGCGCCTTCGACGCCCTCTTCCTCGACGGCGCACAGGGCTTCGATGTCCTGGATGCCGGCGATGCCGCCCGAGGCGTAAACGGGGATGCGCACGTGTTGGGCCAGGCGCACCGTGGCTTCGACGTTGACGCCCGACAGCATGCCGTCACGGCCGATGTCGGTGTAGATGATGGCTTCGCAGCCGTAATCTTCGAACTTCTTGGCCAGGTCCAGCACGTCGTGGCGGGTCAGCTTGCTCCAGCCGTCGGTGGCGATCTTGCCGTCGCGGGCGTCCAGGCCAACGATGATCTGGCCGGGGAAAGCACCGCAGGCGTCTTGCAGGAAGCCCGGGTTCTTGACCGCGGCGGTGCCGATGATCACGTAGGAGATGCCGGCATCAAGGTAGCGTTCGATGGTGTCGAGGTCGCGAATGCCGCCGCCGATCTGGACGGGGATGTCGTCGCCGACGGCTTCCAGAATGGCCTTGATGGGCGCTTCGTTCTTCGGCTTTCCGGCAACGGCGCCGTTCAGGTCGACCAGATGCAGGCGGCGCGCGCCTTGGTCAAGCCAACGGGTGGCCATGGCGGCGGGGTCTTCGGAGAACACCGTTGCATCGTCCAGGTCACCCTGGCGCAGGCGCACGCAGCGCCCGTCTTTGAGATCGATGGCGGGGATCAGCAGCATGGTGGGCAGCAAAAAAGAAAGAGGGGTTGAATGGGCTGGCGCTGTCGGCTCTTGGCCTACGGCTGCCAGTCTACAAAATTGCGATACAGGCGCAAACCGTGCTCGGCGCTCTTTTCGGGGTGGAACTGCACCGCGAAAATGTTAGCCGCCGCCACTGCGCAGGTAAAGGCGACGCCGTAATCGGTTTCACCAACTGTCAGGCCGGAATCGTCCGGATCGGCGTAATAACTATGGACGAAATAGAAGTGCGTGTCGTCCGGAATGCCGTCCCAGATGGGATGAGAGCGCGTCTGGCGGACTTTGTTCCATCCCATGTGCGGCACTTTCAGGCGCTCGGGGCGCGTGTCGGCCAGGCCCGCGTCGCCGGTGTCGGCCAGGCAGGCTTCGTCATCGGCGGGGATCAGGTCGGCAAAACGGGGGCCCGAAAAGCGGCGCACCACACCCGGAAACAGGCCCAGGCACGAGGTGCCGCCTTCTTCGCTGGAATCAAACAGCATCTGCTCGCCCACGCACACGCCCAACAGGGGCTTGTTGCGGGCGGCGCGCACAACGGCTTCGCGCAGGCCGGATTCATTCAGGGTCCGCATGCAGTCCGCCATTGCGCCCTGCCCGGGAAACACCACGCGGTCGGCCGCGTCGATGTCTTTGGGCTGGTTGCAGATGCGGACGTCCGCGTCGGGGGCGGCGAACTTCAGGGCGCGTGCGACGGAATGGAAATTACCCATTCCGTAATCGACGATGGCGATAGTGGTCACTTCTTTTGCCTGCTGCGGTGGGGGTTGGCGAACGTTACAGCACGCCCTTGGTGGACGGCACCACGTCGCCCATGCGCGGGTCGACTTCCATGGCCATGCGCAGTGCGCGGCCACAGGCCTTGAACACGGTTTCGGCCTGATGGTGAGCGTTGAAGCCGCGCAGGTTGTCGATGTGCAGCGTGATCAGCGCGTGGTTGACCAAACCCTGGAAGAACTCACGCGTCAGGTCTACATCGAAATTGCCGATGTGGGCGCGCGTGAAGGGGATGTGATATTCCAGGCCGGGGCGGCCCGAAAAGTCCACCACGACGCGCGACAGCGCTTCGTCCAGCGGCACGTACGCGTGGCCGTAGCGGCGCAGGCCCGCCTTGGTGCCGACCGCCTTGGCAATCGCCATGCCCAGCGTGATGCCGACGTCTTCCACCGTGTGGTGCGCGTCGATGTGCAGGTCGCCCTCGGCCTTGATGTCCAGGTCGATCAGACCGTGGCGCGCGATCTGGTCCAGCATGTGGTCCAGGAATGGCACGCCCGTGTCGATCGTCTGCTTGCCGGTGCCGTCGATGTTGATGGCCACGCGGATGCGGGTTTCGTTGGTGTTGCGGGTGATCTCTGCGGTACGCATGTTAAGCACTCAAAATCTCTTGCAGGGCAGCCAGCAAGGCGGCGTTCTCGGCCGGGGCGCCCACCGAAATGCGCAGGCAGTTTGCCAGGAGCGGATGGGCGTTGGAAAAGTTGCGAATCAATATTTTGCGCGTTTTCAGCGCAAGATGCACGGCGTTGCCGTCCAGCTTGCCGGAAAAGCGGGCGAGTACGAAGTTGCCGGCGGAAGGGAATACCCTGACGCCCGGCAAGGCGGCCAGCGCGGCGGCCAGCGGTTCGCGGTCGGCGCGCAGGCGCGCGGCCTGTTCGTCCAGCACGGGCTTGTGGCGCAACACCGCCATCAGCGTGGCTTGCGTCAGCACGTCCAGGTTGTAGGGCGGGCGCAGCTTGTTCAGCTCGGCGATCCAGTCGGGATGACCCGCCAGGTAGCCGAAACGCAGGCCCGCCAGGCCGATCTTGGACACCGTGCGCATGACGACCACGTTGGGCGCGTCCAGCACGCGCGGCATCCAGGTGCGGTCGGCAAAGGGCTGGTACGCCTCGTCCAGCACCACCAGCCCGGGGGCGGCGGCGATGATGGCCTGCACGTCTTCGTCGGACCACAGGCCACCGGTGGGGTTGTTGGGCACGGCCAGGAACACCACCTTGGGTTGGTGTTCGCGGATGGCGGCCAGCATCGCCGGCAGGTCCAGGGTCAGGTCGTCGGTCAGCGGCACGCCGACAAAGCGGGCGTGATCAAAGCGCGCCGCCATGTCGAAATAAACGAACGACGGCCACGGCGACAACACCACGTCGCCCGGGTTGCAGCAGGCCTGGACGACGATGTGGATCAGCTCGTCCGAGCCGTTGCCGAACAGCACGTCGGCCGCGTCGGGCACGCCGAAGCCGGCTTTCACCGCCTGCTGCAAGGCAGAGAGGTCAGCGGCGGGATAGCGGTTCAGCGGTGTGTCGCGCACGGCGCGGGCGATGTCGTCGCGGACCACGTCGGGCAATTCATACGGGCATTCCATCGCGTCCAGCTTGATGCAGCCATCCGCGTTGGCGACCGGGTAGGCGGCCAGCGCGCGGATATCCGCGCGCACGGTGCCTTCGATGCGGCCAGCGACGCCTGCCGCCGGGGCCGCGCTCATGGTTTGTCGACCCGGTACTGGGCGCTGGCGGCGTGCGCTTGCAGGCCTTCGCCCAGCGCCAGCTCGGCGGCGATGCGGCCCAGCGTTTGCGCGCCCTGGTGTGACACCTGGATCAAGCTGGAACGCTTTTGGAAGTCGTACACGCCCAGCGGCGACGAGAAGCGCGCGGTGCGGGACGTGGGCAGCACGTGGTTGGGGCCCGCGCAGTAGTCACCCAGCGCTTCCGAGCTGAAACGGCCCATGAAGATGGCGCCGGCATGGCGGATCTTGGCGGTCCAGATTTCGGGCTGCTCGGTGGAAATTTCCAGGTGCTCGGGCGCGATGTCGTTGGCGATCTGGCAGGCTTCTTCCAGGCTTTGGACCTGGATGAGCGCACCGCGATTGGCCAGGCTGACGCGCAGGATGTCGGCGCGCGGCATCGTGGGCAACAGGCGCGCGATGGCGGCTTCCACTTCTTCGATGAACGCGGCGTCCGGGCATAGCAGGATGGACTGCGCCAGTTCGTCGTGCTCGGCTTGCGAGAACAAATCCATGGCGATCCAGTCGGCCGGCGTCTTGCCGTCGCAGATGACCAGGATTTCGCTGGGGCCGGCGATCATGTCGATGCCCACCACGCCGAACACGCGGCGCTTGGCGGCGGCCACATAGGCGTTGCCGGGCCCGACGATCTTGTCCACGGCGGGCACGGTGTCCGTGCCGTACGCCAGCGCGCCCACGGCTTGCGCGCCGCCGATGGCGAACACGCGGTCCACGCCGCCAATGGCGGCCGCGGCCAGCACGATGGGGTTGCGCACGCCGTCGGGCGTGGGCGTGACCATGATCAGTTCCTGCACGCCCGCCACCTTGGCGGGAATGGCGTTCATCAGCACCGACGACGGATAGGCGGCCTTGCCGCCCGGCACGTACAGGCCCACGCGGTCCAGCGGCGTGACCTGCTGGCCCAGCAGCGTGCCGTCGGCTTCGGTGTAGGTCCAGGTTTCAGCGCGTTGGCGCTCGTGGTAGGCGCGCACGCGGTCGGCGGCGGCTTCCAGCGCGTTGCGCTGCGCCGTGGGCAGCGTGGCCAGCGCGGCGTGCCAGTCGGCCTTGGGGATTTCAAGCGTGTCGGGGGATGCGCCGGGCATGCGGTCAAAGCGCTGGGTGTATTCCACCAGCGCGGCATCGCCGCGCGCGCGCACGTCAGCCAGGATGCCGGCGGCGGCACGGTCGATGGACTCGTCCTCGGTGGCCTCGAAAGCCAGCAGCTTGGACAGGGCGGATTTGAATCCGGGATCGCGGGAATCAAGACGATTGATCAGGGCCATGGCGTCATGCAGCAAAGCGGAAAGCGGCCGCCGCGTTATCGCGGCGGGCGGGGGTCAGGCGTTGCGGGAGGCGGCTCTTTCGAACGCGTCCAGCAAGGGTTGCAGGCGGGCGCCGCGAGTCTTGAGCGCGGCCTGGTTGACGATCAGGCGCGATGAAATCGGCATGACGTCTTCGACCGCGACCAGGTCGTTGGCGCGCAGCGTGCCACCGGTGGACACCAGGTCCACGATGCAGTCGGCCAGGCCGACCAGCGGCGCCAATTCCATCGAACCATACAGCTTGATGATGTCCACGTACACACCCTTGGCCGCGAAGTGTTCACGGGCTGAGTGCACGTATTTGGTGGCGACGCGCAGACGCGCGCCCTGGTGCACCGCGCCTTCGTAGTCAAAGCCGTTGCGCACGGCCACGGCCAGGCGGCACTTGGCGATGTTCAGGTCGATGGGCTGGTACAGGCCGCCGGGCTGTTCCTTGGCGTGCTCGATCAGCACGTCCTTGCCCGCGATGCCCAGGTCCGCCGCGCCGTATTGCACGTAGGTGGGCACGTCCGAGGCGCGCACGATGATCAGGCGCAGGCCGGGGTCGCTGGTGGGCAGGATCAGCTTGCGCGAGCTTTCCGGGCTTTCCGTGACTTCGATGCCGGCTTCGGCCAGCAACGGCATGGTTTCTTCAAAAATCCGGCCCTTGGACAGCGCCAGGGTCAGGGGCTTCATCGTGGCATTGTTCATTGCCGGGCAGCCTCAAAATGAACGGACCCACTCGGGGGGCAGCAAGCCGAAGGCGCAGCCTGGGGGCTATTACCTTTCATGCCTGTTCCTTGCCGGTCACGCGTTGGATATTCGCGCCCAGGGCGCGCAGTTTCACTTCCATCTGGTCGTAGCCGCGATCCAGGTGATAGATGCGGTCGACCAGCGTATCGCCGTCGGCCGCCAGCCCGGCGATGACCAGGCTGGCGGACGCGCGCAGGTCGGTGGCCATGACGGTGGCGCCCGACAGGCGCTTCACGCCGCGCACCACGGCCGTGTGGCCGTCGATGTCAATGTCGGCGCCCATGCGGCGCAGTTCCTGCACGTGCATGTAGCGGTTCTCGAAGATCGTTTCGACGATGACCGAGGTGCCGTCCGCCACGGCATTCAGCGCCATGAGCTGGGCCTGCATGTCGGTGGCGAAGCCCGGGTATTCGTGCGTGCGAAAGCCCACGGACTTGGGGCGCGCGGACATGGCGCCGCGTATCCAGTCGGAGCCGGTTTCGATCGTCAGGCCGGCTTCGGTCAGCTTGTCCAGCGTGGCGCCCAGAATGGCGGGGTCGGTGTTCTTCAGCAGGATGTCGCCACCGGCCGCGCCCACGGCGCACAGGAAGGTGCCGGCTTCGATGCGATCGGAAATGACGCGGTGTTCGGCGCCATGCAGGCGTTCAACGCCGTCGATCACGATGCGACCGGTGCCGTGCCCCTGGATGCGTGCGCCCATCTTGATGAGCAGCTCGGCCAGATCCACGATTTCCGGTTCGCAGGCGGCGTTTTCAAGCACGGTCTGGCCGTCGGCCAGCACGGCGGCCATCAGCAAATTTTCGGTGCCGGTGACGGTGACCATGTCGGTGCGCACGGAGGCGCCCTTCAGGCGCTTGGCGCGCGCCACGACAAAGCCGTGTTCGATGCTGATCTGCGCGCCCAGCGCGGCCAGGCCCTTGATGTGCTGGTCGACGGGGCGCTGGCCGATGGTGCAGCCGCCGGGCAGGCTGACGCGCGCCTCGCCAAAGCGCGCCAGCAGCGGACCCAGCACCAGGATCG
Coding sequences:
- the hisD gene encoding histidinol dehydrogenase, whose translation is MALINRLDSRDPGFKSALSKLLAFEATEDESIDRAAAGILADVRARGDAALVEYTQRFDRMPGASPDTLEIPKADWHAALATLPTAQRNALEAAADRVRAYHERQRAETWTYTEADGTLLGQQVTPLDRVGLYVPGGKAAYPSSVLMNAIPAKVAGVQELIMVTPTPDGVRNPIVLAAAAIGGVDRVFAIGGAQAVGALAYGTDTVPAVDKIVGPGNAYVAAAKRRVFGVVGIDMIAGPSEILVICDGKTPADWIAMDLFSQAEHDELAQSILLCPDAAFIEEVEAAIARLLPTMPRADILRVSLANRGALIQVQSLEEACQIANDIAPEHLEISTEQPEIWTAKIRHAGAIFMGRFSSEALGDYCAGPNHVLPTSRTARFSSPLGVYDFQKRSSLIQVSHQGAQTLGRIAAELALGEGLQAHAASAQYRVDKP
- a CDS encoding phosphoribosyl-ATP diphosphatase gives rise to the protein MTDQTLSAADILARIADTLETRRPENGGDPAASYSAKLLAKGPDSFLKKIGEEATELVMAAKDGVPDRIVSETADLWFHCLVALTHFKLRPEDVLAELARREGLSGLAEKASRPKD
- a CDS encoding imidazole glycerol phosphate synthase subunit HisH, giving the protein MTTIAIVDYGMGNFHSVARALKFAAPDADVRICNQPKDIDAADRVVFPGQGAMADCMRTLNESGLREAVVRAARNKPLLGVCVGEQMLFDSSEEGGTSCLGLFPGVVRRFSGPRFADLIPADDEACLADTGDAGLADTRPERLKVPHMGWNKVRQTRSHPIWDGIPDDTHFYFVHSYYADPDDSGLTVGETDYGVAFTCAVAAANIFAVQFHPEKSAEHGLRLYRNFVDWQP
- the tatA gene encoding Sec-independent protein translocase subunit TatA — its product is MGSFSIWHWLVVLVIVALIFGTKKLRNIGSDLGGAVKGFKEGMKDANGDKPADPIAQQRVSGETIDVQAKEKTNS
- the hisI gene encoding phosphoribosyl-AMP cyclohydrolase encodes the protein MSTEPAWMADVVFDENGLIPAIAQDAENGQIMMVAWMNRESLAETAATGRAVYWSRSRQRLWRKGEESGHVQEVHELRLDCDGDVILLKVHQEGGIACHTGRASCFFRRLEGPTDQASWVTVDPVLKDPELIYK
- the hisA gene encoding 1-(5-phosphoribosyl)-5-[(5-phosphoribosylamino)methylideneamino]imidazole-4-carboxamide isomerase: MLLIPAIDLKDGRCVRLRQGDLDDATVFSEDPAAMATRWLDQGARRLHLVDLNGAVAGKPKNEAPIKAILEAVGDDIPVQIGGGIRDLDTIERYLDAGISYVIIGTAAVKNPGFLQDACGAFPGQIIVGLDARDGKIATDGWSKLTRHDVLDLAKKFEDYGCEAIIYTDIGRDGMLSGVNVEATVRLAQHVRIPVYASGGIAGIQDIEALCAVEEEGVEGAILGRSIYEGTLDFQAAQARADELAK
- the murA gene encoding UDP-N-acetylglucosamine 1-carboxyvinyltransferase: MDKLRITGGSPLHGEVSISGAKNSALPILCAGLLTADALTLTNVPHLNDTATMLRLLARMGVQAERGADGVVTLQANRVDNLEAPYELVKTMRASILVLGPLLARFGEARVSLPGGCTIGQRPVDQHIKGLAALGAQISIEHGFVVARAKRLKGASVRTDMVTVTGTENLLMAAVLADGQTVLENAACEPEIVDLAELLIKMGARIQGHGTGRIVIDGVERLHGAEHRVISDRIEAGTFLCAVGAAGGDILLKNTDPAILGATLDKLTEAGLTIETGSDWIRGAMSARPKSVGFRTHEYPGFATDMQAQLMALNAVADGTSVIVETIFENRYMHVQELRRMGADIDIDGHTAVVRGVKRLSGATVMATDLRASASLVIAGLAADGDTLVDRIYHLDRGYDQMEVKLRALGANIQRVTGKEQA
- the hisG gene encoding ATP phosphoribosyltransferase, with protein sequence MNNATMKPLTLALSKGRIFEETMPLLAEAGIEVTESPESSRKLILPTSDPGLRLIIVRASDVPTYVQYGAADLGIAGKDVLIEHAKEQPGGLYQPIDLNIAKCRLAVAVRNGFDYEGAVHQGARLRVATKYVHSAREHFAAKGVYVDIIKLYGSMELAPLVGLADCIVDLVSTGGTLRANDLVAVEDVMPISSRLIVNQAALKTRGARLQPLLDAFERAASRNA
- a CDS encoding histidine triad nucleotide-binding protein produces the protein MSDNCLFCKIAAGDIPSKKVFEDEDFVAFHDINPAAPVHLLLIPRRHVTSMQDITAEDAGWLGRMMSLAPRLAAENGCRPGPDGGFRIMINSGVEGGQEVPHLHFHIIGGSRPWKGRVAPTA
- the hisB gene encoding imidazoleglycerol-phosphate dehydratase HisB produces the protein MRTAEITRNTNETRIRVAINIDGTGKQTIDTGVPFLDHMLDQIARHGLIDLDIKAEGDLHIDAHHTVEDVGITLGMAIAKAVGTKAGLRRYGHAYVPLDEALSRVVVDFSGRPGLEYHIPFTRAHIGNFDVDLTREFFQGLVNHALITLHIDNLRGFNAHHQAETVFKACGRALRMAMEVDPRMGDVVPSTKGVL
- the hisF gene encoding imidazole glycerol phosphate synthase subunit HisF, producing MTLSRSSTEAGAPVASALTRRIIPCLDVTAGRVVKGVNFVNLLDAGDPVEIARRYNEQGADELTFLDITATSDGRDLILPIIEQVASQVFIPLTVGGGVRQVSDIQRLLNAGADKISINSAAVANPELVRAASDYHGSQCVVVAIDARRVSADGEPARWEVFTHGGRKATGLDAVAWARRMAAYGAGEILLTSMDRDGTKSGFDLELTRAVSDAVPVPVIASGGVGNLQHLADGVTTGRASAVLAASIFHFGQHTVGECKRFMAEQGISVRLD
- the hisC gene encoding histidinol-phosphate transaminase, whose product is MSAAPAAGVAGRIEGTVRADIRALAAYPVANADGCIKLDAMECPYELPDVVRDDIARAVRDTPLNRYPAADLSALQQAVKAGFGVPDAADVLFGNGSDELIHIVVQACCNPGDVVLSPWPSFVYFDMAARFDHARFVGVPLTDDLTLDLPAMLAAIREHQPKVVFLAVPNNPTGGLWSDEDVQAIIAAAPGLVVLDEAYQPFADRTWMPRVLDAPNVVVMRTVSKIGLAGLRFGYLAGHPDWIAELNKLRPPYNLDVLTQATLMAVLRHKPVLDEQAARLRADREPLAAALAALPGVRVFPSAGNFVLARFSGKLDGNAVHLALKTRKILIRNFSNAHPLLANCLRISVGAPAENAALLAALQEILSA